One stretch of Akkermansia sp. RCC_12PD DNA includes these proteins:
- a CDS encoding polyphenol oxidase family protein: MMETPAFLKPIQSYPGEIVQFIERIPGVDVTGDRQTVLERLEPYHRAEVETLGWRWKDLRRAEQVHGTRVALVGDIGSNYPVEGVDGLLCSGVSDCVLAIYVADCAAVWLYDKENCHRALIHSGKAGTAGNIVANTIRSMKKFLGVDPANLIAVISPCVRPPHYEEDIPTAIKNQLLNEGVLEEQIHDSGLDTAADTRRFYSYRMEKGQTGRMLALFGPDHATRPHQIII, encoded by the coding sequence ATGATGGAAACGCCCGCATTCCTGAAACCCATCCAGTCCTACCCCGGAGAAATCGTCCAGTTTATTGAAAGAATCCCGGGAGTGGACGTAACCGGAGACCGCCAGACCGTCCTGGAACGGCTGGAACCGTACCACAGGGCAGAGGTGGAAACTCTCGGCTGGCGGTGGAAGGACCTGCGCCGCGCAGAGCAGGTGCATGGAACCAGGGTGGCGCTGGTGGGTGACATCGGCTCCAACTATCCCGTGGAAGGCGTGGACGGCCTCCTGTGCTCCGGAGTTTCCGACTGCGTGCTCGCCATCTACGTGGCAGACTGCGCCGCCGTCTGGCTGTACGACAAGGAAAACTGCCACCGCGCCCTGATCCACTCCGGCAAGGCAGGAACGGCAGGCAACATCGTCGCCAACACGATCAGGTCCATGAAAAAATTCCTGGGTGTCGATCCCGCGAACTTGATCGCCGTCATTTCCCCCTGCGTACGTCCTCCGCATTATGAGGAGGACATTCCCACAGCCATCAAGAACCAGCTCCTCAATGAAGGAGTGCTGGAAGAACAGATCCATGACTCCGGGCTGGATACCGCCGCAGACACCAGGCGCTTCTACTCCTACCGCATGGAAAAGGGGCAGACGGGCCGCATGCTGGCCCTGTTCGGGCCGGACCACGCCACGCGCCCCCACCAGATCATCATCTAA
- a CDS encoding outer membrane lipoprotein-sorting protein encodes MLRKHPSLSAFFTGMAVMVLSLAPMWGQGAVPDAGQLLKRVRQAATLQENKDVKGQIRKRSVKVPFSMSLRGNLIVFQYQQGGVWNRFDLKFKDRGQEILSWKDGRAGVLPVTRYSVPIAGTDVTYEDLSMRYLYWPAAKVVKDDAASTVKGRDCWIVQIPNPNPKVGQYAWVRVWIDKENGAMWQIDGIDGRGELAKRFMIDSLMKLKDGSWFFKRMKVEVRDPSNPRKTISVSYIDMENP; translated from the coding sequence ATGTTGAGAAAACACCCTTCACTTTCAGCTTTTTTTACGGGCATGGCCGTCATGGTGCTTTCCCTGGCGCCCATGTGGGGGCAGGGAGCGGTTCCGGATGCCGGGCAGCTTTTGAAAAGGGTCCGCCAGGCGGCCACCTTACAGGAAAACAAGGATGTCAAGGGCCAGATACGCAAGCGCAGCGTGAAAGTGCCTTTCTCCATGAGCCTGCGCGGCAACCTGATTGTCTTCCAGTACCAGCAGGGCGGAGTCTGGAACAGGTTCGACCTGAAGTTCAAGGACCGCGGCCAGGAAATCCTGTCCTGGAAGGACGGCAGGGCAGGAGTTCTGCCTGTGACCCGGTATTCCGTGCCCATTGCGGGAACGGACGTGACGTATGAAGACCTTTCGATGCGCTACCTGTACTGGCCCGCCGCCAAGGTAGTGAAGGACGACGCGGCCAGCACGGTAAAGGGCAGGGATTGCTGGATCGTCCAGATTCCGAATCCCAATCCCAAGGTGGGGCAGTACGCCTGGGTACGCGTCTGGATTGACAAGGAAAACGGGGCCATGTGGCAGATAGACGGCATCGACGGCCGTGGAGAGCTGGCCAAAAGATTCATGATTGATTCCCTGATGAAGCTCAAGGACGGTTCCTGGTTCTTCAAGCGGATGAAGGTGGAGGTGAGAGACCCGTCCAATCCCAGGAAGACGATCTCCGTCAGCTACATTGACATGGAAAATCCGTAA
- a CDS encoding SLC13 family permease: protein MPFPNIDFASIMGWLDSAATQQWIVGILLVFLFISFIREWLPVEITALAGTAVLMLTGILTTGDVLSSFANSGPLTVVCMFILSASLERTGLIGDLSKLFNKVAKGREFAALLVITLGAFAVSPFVNNTPVVVILMPIVLAFCRDHNIAASKLLIPLSYATILGGTCSVVGTSTNVVVLGQVQKLGFEGIQMFTVAPMGLIYAAAGLLYLWTAGRKWLPSRPTLSTMLPGGIQRDFLLQVRIPAGSSHIGTTAVDLMQSELLGTKIVEVRRRGFSMQEELQHITLEEGDRVLFLCNARKVNQVREAKGVDLGWDDSRGLETMEQRDVQIVEGMIANNSEFAGQSLAELKLRQRFNIFVLAIHRQGRNITDMGSDTKLIAGDTLLLEGPQEGMNRILTKQRIIPLSQRPADAHNRSKQGWAILAMGIFIFIGLLGSFEQYGEFFKFFARFNPFYLAFIGALIVVISGCIKPKEAYQSVDWGIIFLILGMLCVGEAMSKTGLAKAIAFGVVDTMGPLGCLFAISGLYLLCSILTEMISNNAVAAVMGPLSYEMALQFDANPLPFILAVMFGASASFSTPIGYQTNTYVYNAGGYKFKDFVKVGLPLNLLLWVIFTCSIGWLYPLK from the coding sequence ATGCCATTTCCCAACATCGACTTCGCCTCCATCATGGGCTGGCTGGATTCCGCCGCTACCCAGCAATGGATTGTAGGCATTCTTCTCGTCTTCCTGTTCATCAGCTTTATCAGGGAATGGCTCCCGGTGGAAATCACCGCCCTGGCCGGAACCGCCGTCCTGATGCTCACGGGAATCCTGACGACGGGAGACGTGTTGTCCAGCTTTGCCAACAGCGGCCCCCTGACGGTCGTGTGCATGTTCATCCTGAGCGCCTCCCTGGAACGCACGGGCCTCATCGGAGACCTCTCCAAGCTATTCAACAAGGTGGCCAAAGGCAGGGAATTCGCCGCCCTTCTGGTCATCACGCTGGGCGCGTTCGCGGTATCCCCCTTCGTCAACAACACACCGGTGGTCGTCATCCTGATGCCCATCGTCCTGGCCTTCTGCCGCGACCACAACATCGCCGCTTCCAAGCTGCTCATCCCCCTCTCCTACGCCACCATCCTGGGCGGCACCTGCTCCGTTGTGGGCACGTCCACGAACGTGGTCGTGCTGGGGCAGGTTCAAAAGCTGGGCTTTGAAGGCATCCAGATGTTCACCGTGGCTCCCATGGGCCTCATCTATGCGGCGGCGGGACTGCTCTACCTGTGGACGGCAGGCCGCAAATGGCTGCCTTCCCGCCCCACCCTGTCCACCATGCTTCCCGGCGGCATCCAGCGCGACTTCCTGCTCCAGGTCCGGATTCCCGCCGGCTCCTCCCATATCGGAACCACCGCCGTGGACCTGATGCAATCCGAACTGCTGGGGACGAAAATCGTGGAAGTACGCCGCAGAGGCTTCTCCATGCAGGAGGAACTGCAGCACATCACGCTGGAGGAAGGAGACCGCGTGCTGTTCCTGTGCAACGCCAGAAAGGTCAACCAGGTCCGGGAGGCCAAAGGCGTGGACCTTGGCTGGGATGACAGCCGCGGGCTGGAAACCATGGAACAGCGCGACGTGCAAATCGTGGAAGGCATGATCGCCAACAACTCCGAATTCGCCGGGCAGTCCCTCGCGGAACTCAAACTGCGCCAGCGGTTCAACATCTTCGTACTCGCCATTCACAGGCAGGGCAGGAACATCACGGACATGGGATCGGACACCAAGCTAATTGCCGGGGACACCCTGCTGCTGGAAGGTCCGCAGGAAGGCATGAACCGCATCCTCACCAAACAGCGCATCATTCCCCTCAGCCAGCGTCCGGCGGACGCCCACAACCGCAGCAAGCAGGGCTGGGCCATTCTGGCCATGGGCATCTTCATCTTCATCGGCCTGCTCGGCTCCTTTGAACAGTATGGGGAATTCTTCAAATTCTTCGCGCGCTTCAATCCCTTCTACCTGGCCTTCATCGGCGCCCTGATCGTCGTCATCTCCGGCTGCATCAAGCCCAAGGAAGCCTACCAGTCCGTGGACTGGGGCATCATTTTCCTGATTCTGGGCATGCTCTGCGTGGGGGAAGCCATGAGCAAGACGGGGCTTGCCAAGGCCATCGCCTTCGGCGTAGTGGATACCATGGGGCCTCTGGGCTGCCTGTTCGCCATCTCCGGCCTGTACCTGCTGTGCTCCATCCTGACGGAAATGATCTCCAACAACGCCGTGGCCGCCGTCATGGGCCCCCTGTCCTATGAAATGGCCCTGCAATTCGACGCCAATCCCCTCCCCTTCATCCTGGCCGTCATGTTCGGCGCCAGCGCCAGTTTCTCCACCCCCATCGGCTACCAGACCAACACGTACGTGTACAACGCAGGCGGCTATAAATTCAAAGACTTCGTGAAAGTCGGCCTCCCCCTCAACCTCCTGCTCTGGGTCATCTTCACCTGCTCTATCGGCTGGCTGTACCCGCTCAAATAG
- a CDS encoding ThuA domain-containing protein, which produces MKWKFLPLVILMTALTAFAPAKGEQTRVLIVDGFSNHDWKRTTACLTDLLEKHGGYSVDVSTFPADAPQEKREAWNPEFRNYDVVIQNTNGGTQGPEWGSKAKKSLEQYLKEGGGMLAFHSANNAFPQWPEYNRMIGLGWRPRDYGSSLIVTDDGAVLRLPPGEGGPTSHGARIDALVTRLGDHTMHAGLPRQWRAADIEVYRYTRGPAEQVQVLSYAREPATGLNFPIEWTVRYGKGRVYTSTLGHVWPGDPDLKGVQCSGFQTLLFRALDWLAGKPVDGSVPADFPPPDKTSLRTYPAASASAAP; this is translated from the coding sequence ATGAAATGGAAGTTTCTTCCCCTGGTTATCCTCATGACGGCCCTGACGGCTTTTGCCCCGGCAAAAGGGGAGCAGACACGCGTGCTGATCGTGGACGGCTTTTCCAACCACGACTGGAAACGCACGACGGCCTGCCTGACCGACCTGCTGGAAAAACACGGAGGCTATTCAGTGGACGTCAGCACTTTCCCCGCAGACGCTCCGCAGGAGAAACGCGAAGCATGGAATCCGGAATTCAGGAATTACGACGTAGTGATCCAAAACACGAATGGAGGAACACAGGGCCCCGAATGGGGATCAAAAGCCAAAAAATCTCTGGAGCAGTATCTGAAGGAAGGAGGGGGAATGCTGGCCTTCCACTCCGCCAATAACGCCTTTCCCCAATGGCCGGAATACAACCGCATGATCGGGCTGGGATGGCGGCCCCGGGATTACGGCAGCTCCCTGATCGTCACCGATGACGGCGCCGTGCTCCGCCTGCCGCCGGGGGAAGGGGGCCCTACCTCCCACGGAGCGCGGATTGACGCGCTGGTGACGCGCCTGGGGGACCACACCATGCACGCGGGGCTGCCGCGCCAATGGAGGGCGGCGGACATAGAAGTGTACCGGTACACGCGCGGCCCCGCCGAACAGGTGCAGGTGCTCTCCTACGCGCGGGAACCCGCCACGGGGCTCAATTTTCCGATCGAATGGACGGTACGGTACGGCAAGGGAAGGGTGTACACCTCCACGCTGGGGCATGTCTGGCCCGGAGATCCGGATCTGAAGGGCGTGCAATGCTCCGGATTCCAGACCCTGCTTTTCCGCGCCCTGGACTGGCTGGCCGGAAAACCGGTGGACGGGAGTGTCCCGGCGGACTTCCCGCCTCCGGACAAGACATCCCTGAGAACATATCCCGCAGCGTCAGCTTCCGCCGCTCCATGA
- a CDS encoding polysaccharide deacetylase family protein: MKKRLFLTCAVIIGLSACSSHQDQAGRTTGNSVSAGTALAPVTAPGKKPDRPVVKLPEKSVPVPSVSPSYNDVPLAPCIPGVTVNRVAVPDKVVALTFDDGPHGTLTPRVLDILRNNNVKGTFFVQGCNVTAHPQVVRRMVNEGHEVGNHTWNHAYLSKVSREKAEDQLQRTNEAIRNACGMIPVVMRPPGGYTNAGVASWARQRFGFTTIMWDVDTNDWRKPGSAVVAARAVNGAKPGSIILVHDIHASTVAAVDAIVKGLKNRGYELVTVSELLRRGRAASRQASPVQPLSPAAPISPVTPGMETIPNPVPAAPASVPVETMAGM, encoded by the coding sequence ATGAAGAAACGTTTATTCCTTACATGCGCCGTGATCATCGGTCTTTCCGCCTGTTCCTCCCATCAGGACCAGGCTGGCCGGACGACCGGAAATTCCGTTTCCGCCGGAACGGCGCTGGCTCCCGTCACCGCTCCGGGAAAAAAGCCGGACCGTCCCGTGGTGAAGCTGCCTGAAAAGTCCGTTCCCGTGCCGTCCGTGAGCCCATCTTACAATGATGTCCCCCTGGCTCCGTGCATTCCGGGCGTCACGGTGAACCGCGTGGCCGTTCCGGACAAGGTGGTGGCCCTGACTTTTGACGACGGCCCCCACGGAACGCTCACCCCCAGGGTATTGGATATCCTGCGCAACAATAACGTAAAAGGTACTTTCTTCGTGCAGGGCTGCAACGTGACGGCCCATCCCCAGGTAGTGCGCCGCATGGTCAATGAAGGCCATGAAGTGGGGAATCATACCTGGAACCATGCTTATCTGAGCAAGGTATCCCGCGAGAAGGCGGAAGACCAGCTTCAGCGGACCAATGAAGCCATCCGCAACGCCTGCGGCATGATCCCCGTGGTCATGCGCCCTCCGGGCGGTTATACGAATGCGGGAGTAGCCTCCTGGGCGCGGCAGCGCTTCGGGTTTACCACCATCATGTGGGACGTGGATACGAACGACTGGCGCAAGCCCGGTTCCGCCGTGGTGGCCGCCCGCGCCGTGAACGGGGCCAAGCCCGGCTCCATTATCCTGGTGCATGATATCCATGCTTCCACCGTAGCGGCCGTGGACGCCATCGTGAAGGGGCTGAAAAACCGGGGGTATGAGCTTGTGACCGTTTCCGAACTGCTGCGCCGCGGCCGCGCCGCTTCCCGCCAGGCTTCCCCGGTGCAGCCTCTGTCTCCTGCTGCTCCCATTTCTCCTGTCACACCGGGGATGGAGACCATTCCCAATCCCGTCCCTGCCGCTCCGGCTTCCGTTCCGGTGGAGACAATGGCTGGCATGTAA
- a CDS encoding SEL1-like repeat protein, which yields MSPNPSVLSTSPPCGEKTLHAGKGSLLPVLVLLAGCGLSVPAVLATEGTSPPANSSTNAKGTSPAFQKTLKAARQGDIQAQRNLAVFYATGIGVNQDDKEALQWLIRAAEQGNAEDQYNVGTYYEHGKGTAQNSGEAVKWFTMAARQGNADAQYSLGIAYYQGKGVNQDFQEAAKWFALGAAQGNADAQHNLGVLYQDGQGVPQDFKTAVKWFSMSAEQGNAKAQTVLGGCYMRGTGVNQDLQKAIKLFLLAAEQGNAQAQNNLAFCYESGTGVDRDPKEAVKWFTAAAKQGYTQAQNNLGLCYLEGNGVDQNPGEAVKWFTTAARLGDSQAQNQLGTCCMAGIGVDQNPGEAVKWFTAAAKQGNALAQENLAQCYLQGLGVPADFKEAAKWFIPAAKQGQASAQYTLGLFYQDGIGVPQDIEEAVRWYTAAAKQGNPQAQNNLGVCYLKGTGVNQNLKEAAKWITLSAQQGAPEAQHTLGVFYEKGIGVETDLSKAKEWWKKAADQGFELSVQKLKEYPSLFQ from the coding sequence ATGTCTCCCAATCCTTCTGTTCTCTCAACTTCTCCTCCTTGCGGGGAAAAAACGCTCCATGCAGGCAAGGGTTCACTTCTGCCGGTCCTGGTTCTTCTGGCAGGCTGCGGCCTGTCCGTACCTGCAGTACTCGCCACAGAGGGGACGTCTCCCCCCGCAAATTCCTCAACAAACGCAAAGGGGACCTCTCCGGCTTTCCAGAAGACTCTCAAGGCCGCGCGGCAGGGAGATATCCAGGCACAGAGAAACCTTGCCGTTTTCTATGCCACAGGAATAGGCGTCAACCAGGACGACAAGGAGGCTCTCCAATGGTTAATCCGGGCTGCGGAACAAGGAAACGCCGAGGACCAATATAATGTTGGCACTTATTATGAGCACGGGAAAGGCACGGCCCAAAATTCCGGGGAAGCCGTCAAATGGTTTACTATGGCTGCCCGGCAGGGAAATGCTGACGCACAATACAGCCTCGGCATAGCCTATTACCAGGGAAAAGGCGTGAACCAGGACTTCCAGGAAGCCGCAAAATGGTTCGCACTGGGAGCCGCACAGGGAAACGCTGACGCGCAACACAACCTCGGTGTGCTTTACCAGGATGGGCAAGGCGTCCCTCAGGACTTCAAAACAGCCGTCAAATGGTTCTCCATGTCTGCCGAACAGGGGAATGCCAAAGCCCAGACTGTCCTCGGCGGCTGTTACATGCGGGGAACAGGCGTAAATCAGGACCTGCAGAAAGCCATTAAATTGTTCCTTCTGGCGGCGGAACAGGGAAACGCCCAGGCACAAAACAATCTGGCCTTCTGCTATGAAAGCGGAACCGGCGTGGACCGGGACCCCAAAGAAGCCGTCAAATGGTTCACCGCTGCCGCCAAGCAGGGATACACGCAAGCCCAGAACAATCTGGGCCTTTGTTATCTTGAAGGGAACGGCGTGGACCAAAATCCCGGGGAAGCCGTCAAATGGTTCACCACTGCCGCCAGACTGGGTGACTCCCAGGCTCAAAACCAGCTCGGCACCTGCTGCATGGCGGGAATAGGCGTGGACCAGAACCCCGGGGAAGCCGTCAAATGGTTTACCGCTGCCGCCAAACAGGGGAATGCCCTGGCTCAGGAGAATCTTGCCCAGTGCTATCTTCAGGGGCTGGGCGTTCCTGCGGACTTCAAGGAGGCGGCCAAATGGTTTATTCCGGCCGCCAAGCAGGGACAGGCCTCAGCCCAATATACCCTAGGACTTTTTTATCAGGATGGCATAGGAGTGCCACAGGATATTGAAGAAGCCGTGAGATGGTATACCGCCGCCGCCAAACAGGGGAACCCCCAGGCGCAGAACAACCTCGGCGTCTGTTATTTAAAAGGAACAGGAGTAAATCAAAATCTCAAGGAAGCCGCCAAATGGATTACTCTGTCAGCGCAGCAGGGTGCTCCCGAGGCCCAGCATACCCTCGGGGTTTTCTACGAAAAAGGAATAGGAGTGGAAACGGACCTTTCCAAGGCAAAGGAATGGTGGAAAAAAGCGGCGGACCAGGGCTTTGAGCTTTCCGTTCAGAAATTAAAGGAATACCCGTCCCTGTTTCAATAA
- the menA gene encoding 1,4-dihydroxy-2-naphthoate octaprenyltransferase produces the protein MNIITSAFLAARPKTLTASLIPVWAGCMVVQKLTGHWDVRLALLTFASCLCIQIACNFFNDAIDHAKHADTERRTGPVRMTASGALSHRAVMLFGGLFLAAACLLALPLIELRGWPIVAIGIPSLYFSYGYTGGPWPLAYKGLGEAFVILFFGLVAVLGTILVQIGTAPVVPGTLVDSLAVYNAGIVLGIQCGLLCAVMISVNNIRDRKEDQTTGKRTLAVRLGEGKARAMAQAFIVAAYITLPTSCRALHLDLSRLWWMWIPSILLGGYLMLLIRKTPADKSMNRLLALSSVHLILYLATYTILPGN, from the coding sequence ATGAACATCATTACTTCCGCTTTTCTGGCGGCACGCCCAAAAACGCTCACCGCATCCCTGATTCCGGTATGGGCGGGCTGCATGGTCGTGCAGAAACTGACGGGCCACTGGGACGTGCGTCTGGCGCTGCTGACCTTCGCTTCCTGCCTGTGCATCCAGATAGCCTGCAATTTCTTCAACGACGCCATTGACCACGCGAAACACGCGGACACGGAACGCCGCACCGGCCCCGTCCGCATGACGGCCAGCGGAGCGTTGTCCCACAGGGCGGTCATGCTCTTCGGCGGCTTGTTCCTGGCGGCGGCATGCCTTCTGGCCCTTCCCCTCATTGAACTGCGGGGGTGGCCCATCGTCGCCATCGGCATTCCCTCCCTCTACTTCTCCTACGGCTATACGGGCGGCCCGTGGCCTCTGGCATACAAGGGACTGGGAGAAGCATTCGTTATCCTCTTCTTCGGGCTGGTGGCCGTCCTGGGCACCATTCTGGTGCAGATAGGCACGGCCCCGGTAGTCCCCGGCACGCTGGTGGACTCGCTGGCGGTGTACAACGCCGGAATCGTTCTGGGAATCCAGTGCGGCCTGCTCTGCGCCGTCATGATCTCCGTCAACAACATCCGGGACAGGAAAGAAGACCAGACCACCGGAAAGCGCACCCTGGCGGTACGACTGGGGGAAGGAAAGGCGCGCGCCATGGCCCAGGCGTTCATCGTGGCAGCCTACATCACGCTGCCCACTTCCTGCCGGGCCCTGCATCTGGACCTGTCCCGCCTGTGGTGGATGTGGATTCCCTCCATCCTGCTGGGGGGCTACCTGATGCTGCTCATCCGCAAAACGCCGGCGGACAAGAGCATGAACAGGCTCCTGGCCCTTTCCTCCGTCCATTTGATCCTGTACCTGGCCACCTACACAATTTTACCCGGAAACTGA
- a CDS encoding type I 3-dehydroquinate dehydratase — translation MQQILREHQTYPPKIVASITSWEVWKTLKGKDLKDQCDWVELRVDALPPELAPEQVMEFRPEMPLLVTVRCHEEGGLRRIPEEERFSLLRAYMPCATAIDIEIKSMRHGRELVMEAADRGILVIGSTHDFQITPGVDYLREQEKKARAYRADIVKFAFTPCVAGDIQTGVQLFKKPKGPIAVMGMGPMGPVSRLLYSQLGSCLVYGYLGDQEAAPGQWHVSLLKETLRNLGPILR, via the coding sequence ATGCAGCAGATTTTACGTGAACATCAAACCTATCCGCCCAAAATAGTGGCGTCCATCACCTCCTGGGAGGTCTGGAAAACGCTTAAAGGCAAGGATTTGAAAGACCAGTGCGACTGGGTGGAACTGCGCGTGGACGCGCTGCCCCCGGAGCTTGCGCCGGAACAGGTCATGGAATTCAGGCCGGAAATGCCTTTGCTGGTCACCGTCCGCTGCCATGAAGAAGGCGGCCTGCGCCGCATTCCGGAAGAAGAGCGCTTCTCCCTGCTCCGCGCCTACATGCCTTGCGCCACGGCCATCGACATTGAAATCAAGTCCATGCGCCACGGCAGGGAACTGGTCATGGAAGCCGCCGACCGCGGCATCCTCGTCATCGGCTCCACCCATGACTTTCAAATCACGCCGGGCGTGGACTACCTGCGTGAACAGGAAAAGAAGGCCCGCGCCTACAGGGCCGACATCGTCAAATTCGCCTTCACCCCCTGCGTCGCGGGCGACATTCAGACTGGAGTGCAACTTTTCAAAAAGCCGAAAGGCCCCATCGCCGTGATGGGCATGGGACCGATGGGCCCCGTCTCCCGCCTGCTTTACTCCCAATTGGGCTCCTGCCTGGTATACGGCTACCTGGGGGACCAGGAGGCGGCTCCCGGCCAGTGGCATGTCTCCCTCCTCAAGGAAACCCTCCGCAACCTCGGCCCCATTCTCAGATAA
- the gluQRS gene encoding tRNA glutamyl-Q(34) synthetase GluQRS, translating into MDSPIVTRFAPSPTGFLHLGHALAAWEARSLADRFSGRCVLRMEDIDQTRSRPEFVQAILEDLDWLRIRFDGPMMVQSSRFSSYDHALQVLKDRGVLYPCFCTRREIAEEVAVMGAAPQGSGAVDVYPGTCLKLDKARRKELMKSGKPFSWRLDCRAAARITGPLVWRDMRFGEQVCRPEELGDVILGRKDCPASYHIAVVVDDAAQGVTHVSRGEDLLPVTGIHRTLQALLGLPVPQWYHHRLVRDASGRRLAKRDRSMSLREMRAAGMRPEDIFRMMRER; encoded by the coding sequence ATGGATTCTCCCATAGTAACAAGGTTTGCTCCCAGTCCTACTGGATTCTTGCATTTGGGGCATGCGCTGGCCGCATGGGAGGCCCGCTCCCTGGCGGACCGCTTTTCCGGCAGGTGCGTTTTGAGGATGGAGGATATTGACCAGACTCGCAGCCGTCCTGAGTTTGTGCAGGCCATTCTGGAGGACCTGGACTGGCTGAGAATCCGTTTTGACGGCCCGATGATGGTCCAGTCCTCGCGCTTTAGTTCCTACGACCATGCACTGCAGGTGTTGAAGGACCGCGGAGTGCTGTACCCCTGCTTCTGCACCCGCAGGGAAATTGCTGAGGAAGTGGCCGTCATGGGCGCCGCTCCGCAGGGCAGCGGGGCCGTGGATGTTTATCCCGGCACCTGCCTCAAGCTGGATAAGGCGCGGAGGAAGGAGCTGATGAAGTCCGGCAAGCCGTTTTCATGGCGGCTGGACTGCCGTGCCGCCGCCAGGATTACCGGTCCGCTTGTCTGGCGGGACATGCGTTTCGGAGAGCAGGTCTGCCGTCCGGAGGAACTCGGCGACGTGATTCTGGGGCGCAAGGATTGTCCGGCAAGTTATCATATTGCCGTGGTGGTGGATGACGCGGCCCAGGGGGTGACTCATGTGAGCCGTGGAGAGGATTTGCTCCCTGTAACCGGAATTCACCGCACGCTCCAGGCGCTGCTGGGGCTGCCCGTGCCGCAGTGGTACCACCACCGGCTGGTGAGGGACGCTTCCGGCAGGAGGCTGGCCAAGAGGGACCGGAGCATGAGCCTGCGGGAGATGCGCGCCGCAGGCATGCGCCCGGAAGATATTTTCCGCATGATGCGGGAAAGGTAG
- a CDS encoding phage capsid protein — translation MAVTITDNYQVKYTKKWGTLLQQHASRLDKYVSVMRDLSGKVVFLDQFGVLDFTEKTTRVGQTVLNEAPTTRRSMRPRTFTKAIGYDEFDATRLGDMDLPVSKTIEGLQAAAGRRMDDVMISGFLDTNYVGEDGMTAVPFKESQQIPVDHVDSGTKANSNLTVAKLRAALQLFEENEAWNQDAPQFGDQLVIAVTSSQIMSLLRETEVSSYDFNNVKALVEGKIDSFMGFKFIRTQRLPKAENGTRSCLAWVKSKAQFGIWNDFKVKLSVRDDMEEALQIRAKFACGATRLQEEGFVKILCDEGTN, via the coding sequence ATGGCAGTAACAATCACAGACAATTATCAGGTCAAGTACACCAAAAAATGGGGCACCCTGCTTCAGCAGCACGCCTCCCGGCTGGACAAATACGTCAGCGTCATGCGCGACTTGAGCGGCAAGGTGGTCTTTCTGGACCAGTTTGGCGTTCTGGACTTCACGGAAAAGACGACCCGCGTAGGGCAGACCGTCCTGAACGAGGCACCCACCACACGCCGTTCCATGCGTCCACGCACCTTCACCAAAGCCATCGGCTACGATGAATTCGACGCCACGCGCCTGGGCGACATGGACCTCCCGGTCAGCAAGACCATTGAGGGCCTCCAGGCCGCCGCAGGCCGCCGCATGGACGACGTGATGATCTCCGGCTTCCTGGATACGAACTATGTGGGCGAGGACGGCATGACCGCCGTTCCCTTCAAGGAAAGCCAGCAGATTCCTGTGGACCATGTGGACAGCGGCACCAAGGCCAACAGCAACCTCACCGTAGCCAAGCTGCGTGCCGCGCTCCAGCTCTTTGAGGAAAACGAGGCCTGGAACCAGGACGCTCCGCAATTCGGCGACCAGCTGGTCATCGCGGTAACCAGCTCCCAAATCATGAGTCTGTTGCGGGAAACGGAGGTCAGCAGTTATGACTTCAACAACGTCAAGGCTCTGGTGGAAGGCAAGATAGACTCCTTCATGGGATTCAAGTTCATCCGCACACAGCGCCTGCCGAAGGCGGAGAACGGCACCCGTTCCTGTCTTGCCTGGGTCAAGAGCAAGGCCCAGTTCGGCATCTGGAACGACTTCAAGGTGAAGCTTTCCGTGCGCGACGACATGGAAGAGGCGCTCCAAATCCGCGCCAAATTTGCCTGCGGCGCCACGCGCCTTCAGGAGGAAGGCTTCGTCAAGATCCTCTGCGACGAAGGGACAAACTAA